Genomic segment of Geminocystis herdmanii PCC 6308:
ATAAAGTCTTAAACTACGGGTAGGAATTTGTAAAGTAGCGGTATAATTATCTAAGTTCATTACTTGAGCAAATTTTGGTGCTAACACTTTTTTTTGTTCAAGGTTAACAGGTTTTAAAACTAATACCGCTAAATCTTCACTGTTTTCGATATTTTGAAATTCTTGAAGTTTTTTAAGTTGAATTTGTTGTTGAATTTGTTGTTTTTCTCGATTAATTGTAACGATTCTTTCAATACCATCACGAATCAATTTGAGCAGTTGAGCATCAGGATAAATACTATCTTTAACAATTTGTCGATAACTTGCTTCAGATTCGGTTAAATTGCCTTGTTTTTCTAAGATTAATGTTTGATAATATCTTATCCATAAATCATTTTTTCCTTGAGCTAATAGTTGTGTTAATATGTCTTTAGCTTCGTCATAATTTTCCTGATCGATCGCCGATTTTACTTCTTCAAACATATTCAATAATTAATCATAAGAGCTTTTAACTGTTAACTAATAGTTTATTATAGTTGTTTATACCTACTCACGGGATAAAGGTTGACATTTTTTTAAAATATGTTAGCTTTTAATGAAGTCGATAACCAAGACTGTTAAAACTATTTAATTTAAAGATTAAATTAAATAAAAATTAGTTATTATTCAAGATTAATCAATTAATTAGAATAATAAAAGTAGGGTGGATTACACCCGAATCAACGCTTGTGGACAGTATCAAGCCGACTTGACTGGTAGAAGCAAGAAGTAAACGTCATAGGTAACTATGAGTAAGTTTTATATAACAGAACAGCACACAAAAAATGATCCAATAATCCAATAGTAATTAATGATTATGGATTTTATCATAAACCACCTTGCCATAGACATCGATCATAATTTCCGTAAAGGCGTAAAATTTTAGATAAGGGTAGGAGATAGGAGACAGGATACAGGAGATAGTAGTAAGAATTGATTTAAACTTATGTAAAATTCATTTTTTGCTATTATTTCTCTTTATTTAATTATTTTCTTTGGCTAAAATTTGAACAGCTATTACTCAATAACCCTTATTTTAAAAGGTTGTTAATCTCGAATTCAGGTAGAATAAGGGTTAAAACCCTTACTACGAACTTATTATTACTTATTCTTTATGATTCGCTTAAAGTCTTGGCAATGGTTTATTTTGAGTATTCCTATTATTGCTATCATTACTTTTTTTGTGGTGGCAACGGGGTTACAAATTCACGCATGGGGTATTAATTGGATATGGGCGATATTTGTAGCTATACTTGTGGGTTGGCGTTGGTTGTTGGTAAAGTGGACAAAACCTCTATTTCCTAGTGTAGAAAATATTATCTCTGATGTACAGCAGGATTTGCAAACTACAACTTTTAATTTACCTTCCCAAAAAAGTTATAACAATTCGGAGATTATTCCTAAGCTAGAGGAAGTTTTACAGAGTATTATCGTGAAAACGAGGGAAGATGCCCCTATTTGGGAAGATTTACAGTTGTTTTTTGAACGTTGTCAGGATTTGGTAAGTTCGATCGCCAAAATTTATCATCCTGAAGTAGAATATCCATTATTGAATATTTATATCCCCCAAGCCTATGGATTAATTCGAGGTACAGTGGATGATATGGATAAGTGGATGACGAAATTGTCTCCTGCGTTAAATCAAGTAACCATTGCCCAAGGTTATCAAGGTTATCAACTATATCGCAAAGTTGAACCGAGCGCTCGTAAATTATTGCAAGTGTGGAGTTGGGCACAATGGGTGATAAATCCTGCGGTGGCGGCGACTAAGTTAGCTAGTCAAGAAACGAATAAACAAGCGAATCAGGAGTTATTGATTAATCTTAGTCAAGTTTTAAGGGAAGTGGCTTTGCGAAATTTGGCACGGCAAACGGCTTTGTTATATGGTGGTGATAGTTTACCTCTTGATAAATTTATCCCGAATAATGAGACTTTAACTAAGACAAAAACCCAGACTTTGCAAGAAATTTTGACTCAAGCTCAAAATCCAGACCAAATTGAGCAAAAACCCGTTAATATTCTTTTAGTGGGTAGAACTGGCGCTGGAAAAAGTAGCTTAATCAATACTCTTTTTAATACGAAAAAGGCGGAAGTTGATGTTTTGCCTAGCACGACGGAAATCAAAAGTTATCAATGGAAAGCTAACACAGGAGAGGTTTTAAACCTTTTGGATACTCCCGGTTATGAGCAGGTCGATCGTTCTGATTATGCGCAAACGGTGCTAGAATATGCGGAAAATAGTGATATTATTTTACTGTTAAATCCTGCGCTTGATCCAGCCTTACAAATGGATAAGGATTTTTTAGTTAAGTTGCGTGATAATACTGCTGATGTGCCTATTTTTATTATTATTACTCAAGTCGATCGACTGCGCCCGATGCGAGAATGGTTGCCTCCTTATAATTGGTTGACGGGAAATTCACCGAAGGAGGTTTCTATTCGTGAAGCGGTGAAATATCGTCAGGAAAACTTAGGAGAATACTGTAAGGAAGTTTTACCTGTGGTAACTCTCGATCTCGATCGAGATTCTTGGTATGATGACGTTTTAGCTATGAATATTTTAAGCTCGATCGAACCTGCAAAACAACTAAGACTAGCCCGTTTTTTCCGTAATATCGAAGCCAAAAGCATCACCGCCGCTAAAATTATCGATAAATATTCCTTTCAAATGGCAACCACTCAAGGCTTAACTACGTTACTCAAAAGTCCTGTCTTGCAATTTATTTCGACTTTAAGTACAGGCTCACCTCGTTTAGCCTTTTTACTAGCAGAAAAAATCCCCATTGAACAATTACCCGTAGTTATTGGTAAACTGCAATTAGCCTTTGAATTATTCTCTTTATTAAGTACAAATAACGAAGATAAAATACAATTTGATTTATTATCTTTATGGACTTTATTAGTAGAAAATAATGGTAATCCAGAGCAAGAAGCCTATGCTTTAGGTCATGCTTTAGTTGAATTTTGGACTAAAAAAATGACTTTTAATCAGTTAGAAGAAAAGTATAAATTTTATTTACAAAATTGATGTTTATGGGAATTAAGTTCGATCGAAAAAGTCGATATTATCTATAATTTATAAATATTTATCCTATCTTCTTCTCCCTTCAAAAGATTATAAAACAACCCCTAATTATTAGTTGATTGTTCATGTAATAAAAGTTCAAAATTGACTAAAGAATCAATCAAAATTGCTTTTTTATGTAATTTTTTTAAGTAGAGAAGATCATTGATTTGATTAAGACTATTAACAATGGTTTTTGGTACATTTTCAAATCTAATTTCTAATGCTTCAATGACGGATTCTTTAGCATTTTTGAGCTTCCCAAGTTGTTCACCTTTTTCCATGCCAATTTCTTCGATACTGGTAATATAAGGCATTTTATTTTCCTCCTCATAATTAATTAATTCTGTTTGGAATTGTTCTTTTAATTCTTTCGGTAAAATCATCAACCAATCGATTAATCGAAATAGTTGAATGACCATTTCCTTAGTATAGCCTTTTTGATATAATAACCTGACTAAGTTTAGTTTTGATTCTAGTCTAGCTAAAGAATTTTTCTTTGTTTCTCGGCTTTGTAAATAAGCCATAATTACCACAGCAAAAGGATTATTATTTTCTGCTAAGGAGGAATAATTTTTTTAATAGTCTAATAGTTTAATAATAGGAAAATCTAGCTTTAGTTGACAACCCCAACGACTATAATTATAATTTGTTGGTCGCCATTTTTCATCTTCATCCCCTAAAACAGCTAAACTGACTATTTCTGTATTTTTATCAATATATTTATCATAAATACGGTAATGATAAACAAACATTCTCTTAGCAAAATTACTTTCATATTTACCTTGAATTTCCGTATGAATTAAGATAATGGTTTCTTGATTATCCATTGTTTTTGATAATTTAACAGGTTAATGACTATCCATTTTACTAAATGATTAAATTCTCATTCCTGAGTTACTTTGTGTTTAGGGTACTTATGTTAAAATTCGTTTGATCAATAATAAAAATTTTATTGTATATTTTTTTAAAATTTTATAAAATAAAATATAGAAATAAAGAGATAATTAAAAATGGCTAAAAAAATAAAAAAAGCAAGAAGTTGGGGTTTTAGTTCAAGTGAACAATCAATTAATAATTATGTCAGTAATGCAAGAAATAGTTAATCAAGGATTAGTGCCTTCGGGAAAAGTAAAAATTTGCTTTAAGGGAAAACAAAAAGAATTGTTATTTATGGGGATAAAACTTCATGATAAGCCATCGATCGAACATTCTAAAAAAGTCGTAAAAATGGGACAAGATGTCGTTAAATTCATGCACAAAAGAGAAGGAAAAAAAGCAGAATTAGTACTCCTTGAAGCCTTAAAATTAGAACCAAAATCCCCAGATTTACTGTATAATTTAGCTGGTTCTTATATGGTACAAGAAAGAAAAAAAGAAAGTATTGAGCTAATCAAAAAAATTCATCAAGAATATCCTGATTATTCTTTTGCAAGGCTTAGTGTTGCACAATTTCACATAGAAGACAACGAATTGGAAGAAGCAGAAGAATTGTTAAAACCATTATTCACAAAAACAGAGTTTAACCATAACGAATTTTCTAAATTTTGTGAATTACATATCAAGTTAGCTATGGCAAAAAAAGATTTAAAAGAAGCTCATTCTTGGTTAGAAATGTGGCAAAGAATGGGAAATGAAGATGATGAGCTATTAGAATATTGGACAGAGGAATTAGAAGATATATTTTCCTTTATTTGATGCAAAATTATTAGACTTCTCTAATAATTATCGAAATAAAGAAGGGTTAAAACCCTTACTACAAACCTATTCAAATTAAGAAAAATTAATCTAATACCTAATGATTCGTCCTCAATTTTTACAAAAAGGTGATACATTACTGGCGATCGCACCTAGCGGTACATTAAGAGACAAGGAAGCGATAAAATTTGAACAAGGAGTGGAAATCTGGCGACAAAATGGCTATAACATCGTCTTAGAAACCAATTATTCTGCCCAAGAAGGCTATTTGGCAGGAAATGATCAAATTCGCCGATTAGCCTTAAAAGAGGCATGGTTAAACCCCGAATATAAGGGCATTGTCTGCGTTAGAGGTGGCTATGGAGGGGCGAGATTATTGGAGCGTTGGCAATGGGAAACCATACCACACCCCAAATGGTTAATCGGTTTTTCTGACGTAACTAGCTTACTGTGGAGTTTATATAATCAAGAAATTGTGAGTGTTCATGGTGCTGTATTAACTACAATAATAGAAGAATCGGAAACATCCTTAAAACGCTTATTTGACTACTTGGAAGGCAAACCCCTTACTCCCCTTTATGGTAATGGTTGGGGAGGCGGTAAAGCTCAAGGAAGGCTTTTAGGTGGCAATTTGACAGTGGCAACTCATTTGTTAGGTACGAAACTTTGTCCAAACTTTGATAACGTTATTTTAGCTTTGGAAGATGTGCAAGAAGCCCCCTACCGTCTCGATCGAATGTTGACTCAATGGCGTATAATGGGCATTTTTGAACGGGTAAAAGGGATTCTTTTAGGGCGGTTTAGCGGTTGTAATCCTCCTGACAATATCCCTAGTTGGAATGTTAATGAAGTTTTGCTCGATCGATTTTCAGACTTAAATATTCCTGTAATTAGTGAGTTACCATTTGGACACGATGGGGTAAATATGTGTTTACCTGTAGGAGAATGGGTGGAAATGGATGGAGATAGGGGAGAGGTGAATTTTATGGCTCTTCGACTTTGAGTATGATAAATTATTGGTGGAGGTAGGCAAAAGGCAAATGGCAAATGGCAAAAGTTAATTTTATTTTTTTATTTTTGGGAATAGAAAATGTCAGACATAAAAGACTTTAAAGATTTAATAATTTGGCAAAAAGGGATGATAATAGCCGAAAAATGCTTTTTCCTTACCCAAAAATTTCCCAAAGAAGAATTATATGGCATGATTCAACAAATAAGAAGAGCCTCATCATCTATACCAGCAAATATATCAGAAGGTTATGGACGAAGATCCCCTGGTGATTATAAACGTTTTTTAAACATTGCACAAGGTTCAGTTAATGAATTACAAACTTTTTTGATCTTAGCGACTAGAGTTCATTTATGCACGGAAAAAGAGGTAGAATTGATTTTAGAAAATTTAAAAGAAGAAACAAGAATGATTTCATCTCTTATTAATAAACTATCATAATTTATTACCTTTGCCTTTTGCCTTTTGCCTTTTGCCTCACATTTACGATTAATTTATCATAACTACTGTAGAAGAGCCAATTTTATTTATTAATAAACAGATCAAAAATCTCACTAAAATCTTTTTTCATGAATTGTTGACGGGTTTTTTTTAACCAATTAAAACTATATAAATTAATAGCTTTAAATTGTTCTTCAGGAGAAGAATTATGGGTATAAGGTTTTAAACTTTGACTAGCTAAATTAAGACTCTTTTCTGCATATTGTAAATAGTGTTGATTTTCTACTTGAATAGAGCTTATTTTTACTAAGGCTTTATACAAATCTTTTAATCCTTCTATATCTTGTTTGATCACATCGATCGAATAAGGTACATTACCAATATTAAACTTAATTTCTATGTCTAAATCTACCGTTCCAGCAGTTTCTAAAGTTACATCAGTAATAGGATTATTTTTATAACTATAGCGTTTTAATAATCTTTTTTTGCTAGTAGCAGAAGCTCCATCTAAATGAATTAAAGCATAA
This window contains:
- a CDS encoding tetratricopeptide repeat protein; amino-acid sequence: MSVMQEIVNQGLVPSGKVKICFKGKQKELLFMGIKLHDKPSIEHSKKVVKMGQDVVKFMHKREGKKAELVLLEALKLEPKSPDLLYNLAGSYMVQERKKESIELIKKIHQEYPDYSFARLSVAQFHIEDNELEEAEELLKPLFTKTEFNHNEFSKFCELHIKLAMAKKDLKEAHSWLEMWQRMGNEDDELLEYWTEELEDIFSFI
- a CDS encoding four helix bundle protein translates to MSDIKDFKDLIIWQKGMIIAEKCFFLTQKFPKEELYGMIQQIRRASSSIPANISEGYGRRSPGDYKRFLNIAQGSVNELQTFLILATRVHLCTEKEVELILENLKEETRMISSLINKLS
- a CDS encoding PH domain-containing protein — protein: MFKNIASDVLGLSDIGAIISPKDFHKVESDDYILYEDGEKIYFLIKSKSDEYCFTNYALIHLDGASATSKKRLLKRYSYKNNPITDVTLETAGTVDLDIEIKFNIGNVPYSIDVIKQDIEGLKDLYKALVKISSIQVENQHYLQYAEKSLNLASQSLKPYTHNSSPEEQFKAINLYSFNWLKKTRQQFMKKDFSEIFDLFINK
- a CDS encoding S66 peptidase family protein; this encodes MIRPQFLQKGDTLLAIAPSGTLRDKEAIKFEQGVEIWRQNGYNIVLETNYSAQEGYLAGNDQIRRLALKEAWLNPEYKGIVCVRGGYGGARLLERWQWETIPHPKWLIGFSDVTSLLWSLYNQEIVSVHGAVLTTIIEESETSLKRLFDYLEGKPLTPLYGNGWGGGKAQGRLLGGNLTVATHLLGTKLCPNFDNVILALEDVQEAPYRLDRMLTQWRIMGIFERVKGILLGRFSGCNPPDNIPSWNVNEVLLDRFSDLNIPVISELPFGHDGVNMCLPVGEWVEMDGDRGEVNFMALRL
- a CDS encoding GTPase family protein; the protein is MIRLKSWQWFILSIPIIAIITFFVVATGLQIHAWGINWIWAIFVAILVGWRWLLVKWTKPLFPSVENIISDVQQDLQTTTFNLPSQKSYNNSEIIPKLEEVLQSIIVKTREDAPIWEDLQLFFERCQDLVSSIAKIYHPEVEYPLLNIYIPQAYGLIRGTVDDMDKWMTKLSPALNQVTIAQGYQGYQLYRKVEPSARKLLQVWSWAQWVINPAVAATKLASQETNKQANQELLINLSQVLREVALRNLARQTALLYGGDSLPLDKFIPNNETLTKTKTQTLQEILTQAQNPDQIEQKPVNILLVGRTGAGKSSLINTLFNTKKAEVDVLPSTTEIKSYQWKANTGEVLNLLDTPGYEQVDRSDYAQTVLEYAENSDIILLLNPALDPALQMDKDFLVKLRDNTADVPIFIIITQVDRLRPMREWLPPYNWLTGNSPKEVSIREAVKYRQENLGEYCKEVLPVVTLDLDRDSWYDDVLAMNILSSIEPAKQLRLARFFRNIEAKSITAAKIIDKYSFQMATTQGLTTLLKSPVLQFISTLSTGSPRLAFLLAEKIPIEQLPVVIGKLQLAFELFSLLSTNNEDKIQFDLLSLWTLLVENNGNPEQEAYALGHALVEFWTKKMTFNQLEEKYKFYLQN